A single Anopheles arabiensis isolate DONGOLA chromosome 2, AaraD3, whole genome shotgun sequence DNA region contains:
- the LOC120894371 gene encoding solute carrier family 35 member C2: protein MVNIKYERVKQTTDQEGAGGGLEEEIELETNRRSDHGQYHQSNNSLHLRGRWRGDTRKKHAFTNRIVVTLVLIVCYFSLSIGLTFYQRHLLQHFKLPLFVVLYHLVIKLLLAAAVRAVLRCVTRKPRILLDWRTSVRKILPTGLASGIDISFSNWGLELVKISLYTMTKSTTIVFILIFAILLKLEKKSWSLGAIVVMISGGLFMFTYKSTQFDALGFSFLLFASLSSGIRWTFAQLIMQKSKLGLHNPIDMIFHMQPWMILSVLPFTIGFEGRKLLEGYDLVQQLPSAVVVDMWAKISIGAFIAFAMEVSEFMVLTNTSSLTLSVAGIFKEICQLILAVELNDEHLSTVNVLGLVMCLGGICCHVVHKFLTYRDETTKSALSSLDKSTGGYLEDHDDEDDDMRPSGGGLVGKNGSLKFGNGGTGGSVGGGGGGSAAGVRFKGGQYRPLLVNEARDADDSDHLVVENRNYLSDDSEQEENSTQDVLFDILKRRER, encoded by the exons ATGGTCAACATCAAGTATGAACGAGTGAAGCAAACGACGGATCAGGAAGGAGCCGGCGGCGGGCTGGAGGAAGAAATAGAGCTCGAAACCAACAGACGATCGGACCACGGTCAGTACCaccaaagcaacaacagcctGCAC TTACGCGGACGGTGGCGGGGCGATACGCGCAAGAAGCACGCCTTCACGAACCGGATCGTCGTAACGCTCGTGCTGATCGTTTGCTACTTTTCCCTCTCGATCGGGCTCACCTTTTACCAGCGGCATCTGCTGCAGCACTTTAAGCTACCGCTGTTCGTGGTACTGTACCATCTGGTAatcaagctgctgctggcggcggCCGTGCGCGCCGTGCTGCGTTGTGTGACGCGCAAACCGCGCATCCTGCTCGACTGGCGGACGTCGGTGCGCAAGATACTGCCCACCGGGTTGGCCAGCGGGATCGATATTAGCTTCTCGAACTGGGGTCTCGAGCTGGTCAAAATATCACT GTACACAATGACCAAATCCACAACGATCGTCTTCATATTGATATTTGCCATACTGCTGAAGTTGGAGAAGAAG AGCTGGTCGCTTGGGGCCATTGTCGTCATGATCTCCGGTGGACTGTTCATGTTCACCTACAAATCGACCCAGTTCGATGCGCTCGGCTTTTCCTTCCTGCTGTTTGCCTCCCTTTCGAGTGGCATCCGTTGGACGTTTGCGCAGCTGATCATGCAAAAGTCGAAGCTCGGTCTGCACAACCCGATCGATATGATATTCCACATGCAGCCATGGATGATACTGTCCGTACTGCCGTTTACCATCGGATTTGAAG GACGAAAGCTTCTCGAAGGTTACGACCTGGTGCAGCAGCTACCGTCGGCTGTGGTGGTCGATATGTGGGCCAAAATTTCCATCGGAGCGTTCATAGCGTTCGCGATGGAGGTGAGCGAGTTTATGGTCCTCACCAACACCTCTAGTCTGACCCTGTCCGTTGCGGGCATATTTAAG gAAATTTGCCAACTGATACTCGCGGTGGAGTTGAACGACGAACATCTCAGCACGGTCAATGTACTCGGGCTGGTCATGTGTCTGGGCGGTATCTGCTGCCACGTGGTGCACAAATTCCTAACCTACCGGGATGAAACGACCAAATCGGCGCTCTCCTCGCTAGACAAATCCACCGGTGGGTACCTCGAGgaccacgacgacgaggacgacgacatGCGCCCATCCGGTGGTGGACTGGTAGGCAAAAACGGTAGCCTCAAGTTCGGCAATGGTGGCACCGGGGgcagtgttggtggtggtggtggtggtagtgcagCTGGAGTACGGTTCAAGGGTGGCCAGTACCGACCGTTGCTGGTGAACGAGGCACGCGACGCGGACGACTCGGACCATCTGGTGGTGGAGAACCGGAACTACCTGTCGGACGACAGCGAGCAGGAGGAGAACAGTACGCAGGACGTGCTGTTCGACATACTTAAGCGCCGCGAGCGATAG
- the LOC120895476 gene encoding translin: MQNNVKNIFDSFNDYLVKEQELRTEIRDIVRDIDQAAKEAAIALQVIHSSIADVSAACAKARTFFDTCREGYAKLAALIPAGQYYRYHDHWHYMTQRIVFLIALTIYLEKGFLVTRDTAADILGLSVSQQQGFHLDIEDYLVGILQLASELSRYAVNSVILGDYEKPLTISKFVADLNSGFRLLNLKNDSLRKRFDALKYDVKKIEEIVYDISIRGLRTEATGAAAVGGAAAAEAPSAPTAEPAAVEEKQA; the protein is encoded by the exons ATGCAGAACAACGTAAAGAACATATTCGACAGCTTCAACGACTATCTCGTGAAGGAGCAGGAGCTGCGTACG GAAATACGTGACATCGTCCGGGACATAGATCAGGCAGCGAAAGAAGCGGCCATCGCGCTGCAAGTCATCCACAGCAGCATCGCCGACGTGTCGGCGGCCTGCGCGAAGGCGCGCACCTTCTTCGATACCTGTCGCGAAGGGTACGCAAAGCTGGCCGCACTCATCCCGGCCGGACAGTACTACCGGTACCATGACCACTGGCACTACATGACGCAGCGCATTGTGTTTCTGATCGCCCTGACGATTTATCTCGAGAAAGGATTCCTCGTCACGCGCGATACGGCGGCAGACATTTTGGGCT TGTCCGTCAGTCAGCAGCAAGGATTCCATCTGGACATCGAAGACTATCTGGTTGGCATTTTGCAGCTCGCCTCGGAGTTG AGCCGCTATGCCGTCAACTCGGTTATACTGGGTGACTACGAAAAGCCGCTGACGATTTCCAAGTTTGTCGCCGATCTCAACTCGGGCTTCCGGCTGCTGAATCTCAAGAACGATTCGCTGCGCAAACGCTTCGACGCACTGAAGTACGATGTGAAGAAGATAGAGGAAATCGTATACGACATCAGCATACGGGGTTTGCGGACCGAAGcgactggtgctgctgctgttggtggtgccGCAGCAGCGGAAGCACCATCCGCTCCCACAGCCGAACCAGCGGCAGTGGAGGAAAAACAAGCATAA
- the LOC120895477 gene encoding biogenesis of lysosome-related organelles complex 1 subunit 4 codes for MAEELAQDYSGYFKASNLDQELKPISVGIDRMMLRLEEFENLLELVKAESSVALTQNVPQLLALRPELDVLCDRIDKLEQFVGMVGRNLDAVEKQVQIAEEELDIPDKTINVLLKSLNIFGKPKPTERLTNRNANGLYEPVAVFKTEQYFRPNGPEQKPQAEKEGNKEEPVSSGEDCDTGTPEK; via the exons ATGGCCGAAGAACTGGCCCAGGATTACTCGGGCTACTTCAAAGCTTCCAATCTGGATCAGGAG CTTAAGCCAATCTCTGTCGGCATCGACCGGATGATGCTGCGGCTGGAGGAGTTTGAAAATCTGCTCGAGCTGGTAAAGGCCGAATCGAGCGTGGCGCTCACGCAGAACGTGCCGCAGCTGTTGGCCCTCCGGCCAGAGCTGGACGTGCTGTGCGATCGGATCGACAAGCTCGAGCAGTTCGTCGGAATGGTCGGTCGGAACCTGGACGCGGTCGAGAAGCAGGTGCAGATTGCGGAGGAAGAGCTAGACATTCCGGACAAAACGATCAACGTGCTGCTCAAGTCGCTCAACATTTTCGGCAAACCGAAGCCCACCGAACGGTTGACGAACCGGAATGCGAACGGACTGTACGAACCGGTCGCCGTGTTTAAGACGGAACAGTACTTTCGACCAAACGGGCCGGAACAGAAGCCGCAGGCGGAGAAGGAGGGAAACAAAGAGGAACCGGTATCCTCCGGTGAAGACTGTGATACTGGTACGCCGGAAAAGTGA
- the LOC120897089 gene encoding ubiquitin carboxyl-terminal hydrolase isozyme L5, giving the protein MADSAGEWCLIESDPGVFTELIKEFGVDGVQVEELWSLDENSFKDLEPVHGLVFLFKWVKDDEPAGSIVQDSRLEKIFFAKQVINNACATQAILSILLNATHPDIKLGSTLTDFKEFACTFDAYNKGLALSNASQIRTVHNSFARQTLFELDNKSSGKEDVFHFVGYVPVDGRLYELDGLKEGPIDHGAVGPGQDWLQVVRPIIEKRMLKYSKGEIHFNLMAIVSDRQLIYQQQIDQLLQGDESEMETDAKQDKINHLRVLIEDEAAKRKQYRTENVRRKHNYLPFIVELLKALAENGQLMPLYEKAKQRALEREAAKSKQS; this is encoded by the exons ATGGCGGACAGTGCGGGAGAATGGTGCCTGATCGAGAGTGATCCCGGCGTATTCACAGAGCTTATCAAAGAGTTCG GCGTGGACGGCGTTCAGGTGGAAGAGCTGTGGAGTTTGGATGAGAACAGTTTCAAGGATCTCGA ACCAGTGCACGGGCTGGTGTTTCTCTTCAAGTGGGTAAAGGACGACGAACCGGCCGGATCGATCGTGCAGGACAGCCGGCTGGAGAAGATCTTCTTCGCGAAGCAGGTCATCAACAACGCGTGCGCTACACAGGCCATCCTGAGCATTCTGCTGAACGCAACCCACCCGGACATTAAGCTCGGCAGCACGCTGACAGATTTCAAGGAGTTTGCCTGCACCTTCGACGCGTACAACAAGGGCCTGGCGCTGAGCAATGCCAGCCAGATCCGCACGGTGCACAACTCGTTCGCCCGGCAAACGCTGTTCGAGCTGGACAACAAGAGCTCGGGCAAGGAGGACGTGTTCCACTTCGTCGGGTACGTGCCGGTGGACGGTCGGCTGTACGAGCTGGACGGGCTGAAGGAGGGACCGATCGACCACGGTGCGGTCGGGCCGGGACAGGATTGGCTGCAGGTGGTGCGACCCATCATCGAGAAGCGAATGCTGAAGTACAGCAAGGGCGAGATCCATTTCAACCTGATGGCCATCGTGTCGGACCGGCAGCTGATCTACCAGCAACAGATCGATCAGCTGCTGCAGGGCGACGAGTCGGAGATGGAGACGGACGCCAAGCAGGACAAGATCAATCATCTGCGCGTGCTGATCGAGGACGAGGCGGCGAAACGGAAGCAATACAGGACGGAAAACGTTCGCCGCAAGCACAACTATCTGCCGTTCATCGTGGAGCTGCTGAAGGCGCTGGCCGAGAACGGGCAGCTGATGCCGCTGTACGAGAAGGCGAAGCAGCGGGCACTGGAGCGGGAGGCGGCGAAATCGAAGCAATCATAA